A window of Brevinema andersonii genomic DNA:
GATATTGAAAAATCGTCATGATTTAAATTTGACAGAAAAGACATACTGTCATTAACTTTGATTTATCAAGTATAGAAAAGGAGAGTGAGTAATGAAACAATTATTGCTGCTTTTATTAGGATTAGGAATTGTGGGTTCTGGATTCGGATTGGAACCTAAAGATTTAATGGGGACGTGGTACCGAACATATGGGATTTATCGACCTTGGACCGACGAAAATCAAGGAACATTATCGTACTACGAAGAAGATTTGATGTTTGATGATACTAATACTGTGTTCATTTACGATGGGATTTCGAAAGATATCAAAGGCAAAAGTATGTATACAATCTTGAAAAGAGAAGGAGAAGATTTTCTAGTATTCTACGGACCGAAACAAAACCCTACCAATGAGGATGTTCAGAAAAAACAAGGTTTTTATATTCGTATGAACAATGATAGCAAAGGTGCGCCAGAACTGCACTTGGTGACGGTAAAAGAGCACTTTAAAACACTCAACAGCAAAAATAAAAACAAGAAAAATAAGAAGAAAATTGAAGGCATGGTTTATCATAGAATGCCAGCCGAAATTATTACGACGGTGGATTTTATTATTCCTACTTCTGATCGGGAACTATATTAAATTCTCTAGGCCCAAAGTACCCCCAACATTTGTTGGGGGTACTTTGCATAATTTGGACAAAAAATTTAAGATATGTTATTATTATTTTATGATAATAACAATTGATGGACCTGCAGGAGCAGGTAAAAGTTCTATATCGAAAAAAGTAGCGCAAGAGTTGGGATTTATGGTGTTAGACACGGGTGCGATGTATCGTTGTGTTGCTTATTTTATGGACAAACAAAATCTCACATTGGAAGAGCTTTTGAATCATGATATGTTGTCCGATTTTACTGTTGAATTTTGGGATGGAAAAGTGTTTCTTAACGGAGAAAATGTCAGTAGTTTGATTCGCACTCCTGAAATCGACAAACGTGCTTCCGAAGTCAGTCAAAATGCTTATGTGCGTTCGGTGATGCAAGATTTACAAAGGCTTATTGCGCGTGGCACTAATATCGTAGCCGAAGGACGTGATATGGGTTCTGCTGTATTTCCGGATGCGGAACTTAAAATTTATCTTGATGCTTCACCTGAAATCAGAGCTGAACGTCGTCGTATGCAGTTGCTCCAGCGAGGTATTACAGTAGATAAGGATCAATTGCTTCAGAAAATGATCTGCCGTGATTATGATGATTCAAATCGCGCGATTAGCCCTTTGTGTGTGCCTAAAAATGCTATTGTCATCAACACAGATCATATATTTCCTAGCGAAGTTCTTGATAAAATTGTTAGTCTGGCAAAAAAATTAATACGTTCAGAATTATAATTTATGGAGGATTTCAATGCATGTAAAACAAGTACAAGATATCAAGAAAAAACAATATGAATTTTTTAAAACAGGAGCTCCTTTGCCTTGGGAGTTTCGAGCGCAGCAACTGAATAATCTCAAAAGAATGTTGGAGACTTATCAGGTTAAAATTCTGGAAGCTCTGGAACAAGATTTAGCAAAGGGTGAATTCGAAGCACTTTCATCCGAATTTATGCCGGTGCTTGCCGATATCGAATGTGCACTCAAGCACGGCAAAAAATGGATAAAACCTAAAAAAGTTCCTCGTGAATTTACGACTCTTGATGGATATGGAACAATCGTACAAAAACCTTTTGGCGTAACATTAATTATGGCGCCTTGGAATTATCCTGTTCAGCTGTCTTTGCTACCTCTGGTAGGTGCGATTGCGGCAGGAAATTGTATAATTCTCAAAATTTCAGAGTTGACACCTCATGTTGAGTTCGTGCTAGAACAAGCAGTACGTGAATATTTTGATCCTGCCTATATTACTGTAGTTAAAGGAGATATCAATACCAATAAAGCCTTGTTGGAACTTGATTTCGATAAGATATTTTTTACGGGATCGCCGCAAGTTGGTCGTATTGTCATGGAGAAAGCCGCGAAACATCTCACTCCTGTGACATTGGAACTTGGGGGCAAATCTCCTTGCGTGTTTGATGAAATGCCTGCTGGAGATCTTAGAAAAGCTGTGAAACGTATGTTGTGGGGCAAATTTATTAATGGTGGTCAGACTTGCATTGCGCCTGATTATGTACTGGTACCGGAATCTATAAAAAATGAGTTTTTTGATACAGTTTCTGGTGTTTTGGAAGAGTATAAAGTAGAGCGCCGTTATCAGCGTGTTATCAACGAGCACCACTACAAAAGATTAAAAGCTTATCTCAAAGACGGGAAAATAATCACTGGAGGCAGTTCGGATGATAAAAATTTACTGCTTGAGCTGACGCTTTTGGAGCCGTTTTCACTAAGCGTTTCTGTGATGACTAATGAAATTTTCGGTCCGATATTGCCTGTTATTTCTTATGTTAATAAACAAGATGCGCTTGATAAAATTCGTCAGATTTGTGAATATCCTTTAGCATTTTATGTTTTCTCGAAAGACGAAGTATTTATCCGCACTATGCTGGAAAATATTAGTTTTGGAGGAGCTGCGATTAATGATACGATTTCACAGATTTTAGTGCACAGCCTGCCGTTTGGAGGGGTGCGTACCAGTGGTATGGGCAATTATCATGGGAAATTCTCATTTGAAGCATTTTCGCGTTCGGCTGGTGTTTTTCGTAAAGGATTTGGTTTAGAGCTTCCGTTTCGTTATCCTCCTTATAAAAAAGGAATTAAAACTTTGCGCGGGATGGTGAAAAGTAAATTTCGATGAAAAAAGTCTGGTTGGTTTTTCTACTACATGGCACTGCATTTGGAAATTTTTCCGGAACAGATGTTTTTAAGGCTCTTGAAAAATCATATCCTTCGATTGTTACAACTTACGAAAATACTTCTGTCGATCCAGCAATACTTGTTAACGGTAAAGTATTTTACTGGATTAGTAATAGAATCTTGCCGGAAAACGCCCGTGAGGACTGGGAAAAATATGGGACAAATACATTTTACGTGTATCCCGAATCGGTACCGGATTTGTCAAAGCTTTCGGATGATGAAGTTAGAGCCTTGAATGCGGTGAATTTCAAAAGTAGAAAACCTTATCATCCTGAGTATCACGAGGTTTTATACGCAATGCGCCGTCATACAGATACTAATAAAAATATTATAAAAAGTCGCTTTTTAGGAAAGCAAGTACGTGTACATCGTCTAGCGTATAAACCGTTGAAATGTGTTGAGCGTGAAATTCTTGCTCTTGCTGGGACTAATAAGGAAGCTGCTGATTTTCTGCGAAGGATTGATACAGTTTATTCGTTCTACTGGCGCAAGGTTGAGAGTTCGTCTCTAAGAAGCATGCATTCCTATGGTATAGGTATTGATATTTTAGACAGCAGAAATACTAAAAAAAATGTTTATTGGTTATGGAGAAAAAAACTACGTGTCGACTGGGTGCGTGAACCTCTTTCCAGACGTTGGATTCCGCTGGCTGAAATTGTCAAAATTTTTGAAAAATACGGGTTTGTCTGGGGTGGCAAGTGGCTATTTTACGACACGATCCATTTCGAGTATAGGCCAGAAATTCTTATTCTTAATGGTTATGAAGTCAAGCAAGTTTAAGGATGTTCGTTTTCCCAGTCGTTCTCATGAGAGACTGGACAGCTATATTTGTAGCACAGGCGAGACAGTTCACCAGCGAGATCGTATAAAATGCTTTGGTTGAATGTCATCTTGAATGACATGTCGCTGCTGCCGAATGTGCATGATTCTTCAATTTGAGTAAGCAAAGCGATATAGTAAAGTAGCATAGCATTAATGCCGGTGTCTTCACCGAAATCATTTAATTCGGCAATTGTTTCGACTAATTCTTTATGTTTTTTGAATTGGGTTTCCGTAAATTCACGTAAAATTGCATTATTGTAATCTTTTAATGTCAGCATAAATATCTCTCCTTCTCTGATATTATATGTTTTTATGAAAAAATTGACAAATTTAAAGCCTCCCATAAACTGAGAACAGCAGGATTGGCAAGTGGAATCATCGAGTGCTTTAAGATGAGTCGCTGTGGGGTGTCGTCGAAAAATTGAGGATCCGTGCCGTTCGGAAACAAAGTGTCCCATTTGATATTTAGGCGGTTTTCGAAAGAATGTTTTTCAATTCCTTCAAGCCGACGTATTCCCAACATTAAAGCTTCTTTGACAGCTGTCTCATGATGAATTTGTTCGGATTCGGCTGGCCGATTTGATTTCAAATAATTTTTGAATGAGAATGGATTTGTATAACGTAACCCCCATGAGTGAGCTTCTGGCAAAAATCCGGCCGCACCAGCACCAAGACCTAAATAATAATCATAATTCCAGTATCCTGTATTATGTCGGCCGATATTTTTATTTCGGCAGTAGTTTGAAATTTCATAGCGTTCAAATCCAAGCTCAGCAAGTCGTGATTCGGTTTTAGCTTCTATTTTTAAAGCAGCTCCGTCGGTCAGTGGAAGATATTTTTTTTGTTGCGTCCATGCATGAAGTACAGTTTTTTCTTCTATGGTCAGCTGGTATGTTGAAATATGCTCTGGCATGCAAGCTTCCAAGGCAGTAAAAAAGTCGTCTTCTGTATCGTGTTGAACAGAAAGA
This region includes:
- the cmk gene encoding (d)CMP kinase, whose amino-acid sequence is MHNLDKKFKICYYYFMIITIDGPAGAGKSSISKKVAQELGFMVLDTGAMYRCVAYFMDKQNLTLEELLNHDMLSDFTVEFWDGKVFLNGENVSSLIRTPEIDKRASEVSQNAYVRSVMQDLQRLIARGTNIVAEGRDMGSAVFPDAELKIYLDASPEIRAERRRMQLLQRGITVDKDQLLQKMICRDYDDSNRAISPLCVPKNAIVINTDHIFPSEVLDKIVSLAKKLIRSEL
- the hemW gene encoding radical SAM family heme chaperone HemW, with product MNFDVKRVYIHYPFCLTKCHYCNFAAGVPPKEEFLKPYHDALLLEINAYREMLTEPLDSLYFGGGTPSLMPIPDLEAILQQFEPLIRSETEITLEANPETVTSKLAQAWEKLNINRVSLGWQSMNNSILKFLARSGNAEDNIRSFETLRNAGFNNISVDRILSVQHDTEDDFFTALEACMPEHISTYQLTIEEKTVLHAWTQQKKYLPLTDGAALKIEAKTESRLAELGFERYEISNYCRNKNIGRHNTGYWNYDYYLGLGAGAAGFLPEAHSWGLRYTNPFSFKNYLKSNRPAESEQIHHETAVKEALMLGIRRLEGIEKHSFENRLNIKWDTLFPNGTDPQFFDDTPQRLILKHSMIPLANPAVLSLWEALNLSIFS
- a CDS encoding aldehyde dehydrogenase family protein, encoding MHVKQVQDIKKKQYEFFKTGAPLPWEFRAQQLNNLKRMLETYQVKILEALEQDLAKGEFEALSSEFMPVLADIECALKHGKKWIKPKKVPREFTTLDGYGTIVQKPFGVTLIMAPWNYPVQLSLLPLVGAIAAGNCIILKISELTPHVEFVLEQAVREYFDPAYITVVKGDINTNKALLELDFDKIFFTGSPQVGRIVMEKAAKHLTPVTLELGGKSPCVFDEMPAGDLRKAVKRMLWGKFINGGQTCIAPDYVLVPESIKNEFFDTVSGVLEEYKVERRYQRVINEHHYKRLKAYLKDGKIITGGSSDDKNLLLELTLLEPFSLSVSVMTNEIFGPILPVISYVNKQDALDKIRQICEYPLAFYVFSKDEVFIRTMLENISFGGAAINDTISQILVHSLPFGGVRTSGMGNYHGKFSFEAFSRSAGVFRKGFGLELPFRYPPYKKGIKTLRGMVKSKFR
- a CDS encoding M15 family metallopeptidase, whose amino-acid sequence is MKKVWLVFLLHGTAFGNFSGTDVFKALEKSYPSIVTTYENTSVDPAILVNGKVFYWISNRILPENAREDWEKYGTNTFYVYPESVPDLSKLSDDEVRALNAVNFKSRKPYHPEYHEVLYAMRRHTDTNKNIIKSRFLGKQVRVHRLAYKPLKCVEREILALAGTNKEAADFLRRIDTVYSFYWRKVESSSLRSMHSYGIGIDILDSRNTKKNVYWLWRKKLRVDWVREPLSRRWIPLAEIVKIFEKYGFVWGGKWLFYDTIHFEYRPEILILNGYEVKQV